In Thermovirga sp., the sequence CAGGCTTTCTGGATCCCCAGCGGCTCCATGATCCCGACCCTCCTACCCCGGGACAGGGTGTTCGTGGCCAAGTTCTGGTACTCCTTCGCGGATCCGAAGCGGGGACAGATCATTGTCTTCAAGTACCCTCTGGACCCGAAGAGGGACTTCGTCAAGAGGCTGGTCGCCCTGCCGGGAGAGACCGTGGAAATCGTAGAAGGCACCGTGCTGATCGACGGCGAACCCCTTCAGGAACCCTACGTGAAGAACCACGACAGCCTTAGTTTCGGCCCCTTGAAGGTGCCCGAGGGGCACTACTTCATGATGGGGGACAACCGACCCCACTCCCAGGACAGCCGCTTCTGGGGTTTCGTCCCGGAGGCGAACATCAAGGGTCCCGCTTTCATACGCTACTGGCCCATACCGAGAGTGGGAGGTCTCTACAAGGAATGACGAGGACCGTCTGGTACCCGGGACATATGGCCCGGGGGTTGAGGAAACTGAAGGAACTCTCGGAGAAGCTGGATCTCCTCGTGGAGGTTCGGGACGCCAGGGCTCCCTTTCTGACGGGGTCACCCTTCAGCGAACAGGCGGCCAAGTTTAGACCGGTGTGGATCGTACTGTCTAAAATGGACCTGGCCGATGAAGAAGCCACCGCGAGGTGGCTTTCCTTTTTCCGCGGGCAGGGCCGCCGCGCCTGGTCACTGGACCTCAGGAGGGATAACGCGAGGCCCCTCCTGAGGGCCGCCGCCAGGCTGAGGCCCCCCCACAGGGAGCTGCGGCTGGCCGTGATTGGGATCCCCAACGTCGGCAAGTCGATGCTCCTCAACGCCATCATCGGCAAGAACACGGCCCCGGTCGGGGGAATACCGGGGATCACCCGAGGAGTCTCGTGGTACAAGGGAAAAGGGTTCCTCGTAGTTGACTCACCGGGGATCGTGGACCCGGCGT encodes:
- the lepB gene encoding signal peptidase I produces the protein MAAKPWWRETIETILWALVLALVLRALVIQAFWIPSGSMIPTLLPRDRVFVAKFWYSFADPKRGQIIVFKYPLDPKRDFVKRLVALPGETVEIVEGTVLIDGEPLQEPYVKNHDSLSFGPLKVPEGHYFMMGDNRPHSQDSRFWGFVPEANIKGPAFIRYWPIPRVGGLYKE
- a CDS encoding ribosome biogenesis GTP-binding protein; the protein is MTRTVWYPGHMARGLRKLKELSEKLDLLVEVRDARAPFLTGSPFSEQAAKFRPVWIVLSKMDLADEEATARWLSFFRGQGRRAWSLDLRRDNARPLLRAAARLRPPHRELRLAVIGIPNVGKSMLLNAIIGKNTAPVGGIPGITRGVSWYKGKGFLVVDSPGIVDPASHREVHRRLAWLGCSRSDVIGGHEDLAEGLIDFLGRSSMLERALASWDMELLDEPPSSTLRRIGVRLGCLVKGAEVNLDLAGKRLIEAFSTGKLGRFSLEEPGDPRPWEAEP